GGGAGCACGCCGAGCAGCGCGGCGGTCTCCTCGTCCACCGGGCCCTCGACGGCCACGGACGTGCCGAACTGCGGCAGGCCGCGGATGAAGTTGGTGGTGCCGTCCAGGGGGTCGATGGACCAGCGGTACCCGGACGGCTCGACCGGGGCGGTGGAGCCGTGCTCCTCCCCCGTGATCTCGTCGTGCGGGCGGTAGCCGGTGAGCACGGCGCGCACGGCGTCCTCGGCGCGTCGGTCGTAGTCGGTGACCCAGTCCGAGCCGGAGGACTTGGTGTCCGCGCCGAGCTCGTCCGAGGTGAGGGGCACGGCCGGGTGGTGGCCGGCCCAGCGCTCGGCGAGCACGTCCGCGCCCGCGCGGGCGGCGGCCTTCGCGATCACCAGCAGGCCGGCGGGGGAGGCCGGGCGTGCGGGGGCGGCGCTCATGCGCTCTCCCCCTCGGCCGCGGCATCGACGGTCTCGGCGTCGGCGTCCTCCGAGGGGAATGCCGCGGGGCCCTCCGCGAGCAGCCGCACGAATCCGGCCTCGTCCAGCACGGGCACGCCGAGCTGCTCGGCCTTCTCCAGCTTGGATCCGGCGGCCTCCCCGGCCACCAGGAAGTGCGTCTTCTTGGAGACGGAACCGGAGGCCTTGCCGCCGCGCACGAGGATCGCCTCCTTGGCGGAGTCCCGGGAGAAGCCCTCCAGGGAGCCGGTGACGACCACCGTCACCCCCTCCAGGGTGCGGGGCGTGTCGGCGTCCTGCTCGTCCTCCATGACGACGCCGGCCGCCGCCCAGCGGTCCACGATCTCGCGGTGCCAGTCCTGGGCGAACCACTCGATGAGGGCGTCCGCGATGATCGGGCCCACGCCGTCGATCTCCGCCAGCCGGTCCCGCTCCCCGGCCTCGGCCGCCGCCCGCAGGGCCGTCATGGAGCCGAAGGCCGTGGCCAGCGAGCGCGCCGCCGCCGGGCCCACGTGACGGATGGAGAGGCCCACGAGAACCCGCCACAGCGGGGCGGTCTTGGCCTTCTCGAGCTCGTCGAACAGGCGGAGGGTGTTGGCGGTGGGCGCCGCCGGCTTCTTCGCGGTGCCCGCCGTGAAGAAGTACGGCTTCAGGGAGAACACGCCGGACGGGACCATCCTCCCGTCCACCTTCGTCCGGCCCTCTCGCCAGACGCGCACGTCGCCGAGCGAGCGCTGCAGGTCCGTGAGGCCGTCCTCGCCGCGGGGGCCGGTGACCTCCTCCGGGGTGCCGGAGGCGAGGTCGAACAGCTGGGCCTCCGCGGTGATCGGCCCGGCGCCCTCGGGCAGCACCATGCCCTCGTGCTCGGCCGGGTCCGGGCCGTGGCCGATGACCAGCCAGCGGGCGGCCTCCTCGCCCAGGGCCTCGACGTCGAACGCGCCGCGGCCGGCCAGGTGCTCCACGCGTCCGGCAACCTGGGCGGGGCAGCTGCGGGCGTTGGGGCAGCGCAGGTCCACATCGCCCTCCTTGGCGGGGGCGAGCGGGGTGCCACAGGACGGGCAGTCGGCGGGCATGACGAACTCGCGCAGGTCCTCCCCCTGGGCCAGCAGCCGCTCGCGCACGGGCAGCACGGGTCCCACGACCTCCGGGATGACGTCGCCGGCCTTGCGCAGGACCACCATGTCCCCGATCAGCACGCCCTTGGCCTTGACGACGTCCTGGTTGTGGAGGGTCGCCATGGACACGGTGGAGCCGGCCACCTGCGCGGGCTCCATCACGGCGAAGGGGGTGACCCGGCCGGTGCGGCCCACGTTGACCGCGATGTCCAGCAGACGGGTGTGCACCTCCTCGGGCGGGTACTTGTAGGCGGCGGCCCAGCGCGGCACGCGCGAGGTGTGCCCCAGGTACCGCTGGTCCGCGAACGCGTCGGCCTTCAGCACGATCCCGTCGATCTCGTGCACCAGCTCGTGACGACGCCGGCCGTACTCCTCGATCACGTCCACCACGCGGGTCAGGGCGGCCTCGTCCGCGCCCTCGACCACGCGCGTGTAGGGGCTGACCGGCAGGCCCCAGCCCGCCAACATCCCGTAGACCTCCTCCTGGCCGTCCGCGCCGAACGCCTCCACGGTGCCGATGCCGTGCACGAACATGCTCAGCGGCCGCTGGGCTGTGACCGCCGGGTCCTTCTGGCGCAGCGCGCCCGCGGCGGCGTTGCGCGGGTTGGCGAAAGGCGCCTGCCCCTCCTCTGCGCGGCGCTCGTTGAGCTCGGCGAAGGCGCGCGACGGCATGAAGACCTCGCCGCGCACCTCGAACTCCTCGGGCCAGCCCTCCCCGGTCAGCGTCTGGGGCACGTCGGCGATGGTCATGACGTTGCGGGTCACGTCCTCGCCCGTGACGCCGTCGCCGCGCGTGGCCGCCTGGACGAGCCGCCCGCGCCGGTAGCGCAGGGCCACGGCCAGGCCGTCGATCTTGACCTCCACGAGCCAGCGCGGCGCCCGCCCCGGGCGGACCTCCGCGAGCGACCCGGCCGCCCGGAGGAACCAGGTCTCCAGCTCCTCGAGGGAGAAGAGGTCCTCGAGGGAGTACATGCGGGAGCCGTGGCGCACGGGCGCGAACGCCTCCGAGGCCTCACCGCCGACCTCCTGGGTGGGCGAGTCGTTGGACGCCAGCTCGGGGTGCAGGGCCTCGAGGTCCTCGAGGGCGCGGTAGAGGCGGTCGTACTCGGCGTCCGAGATCTCCGGGGCGTCGTCCTGGTAGTAGGCGGTGCGCGCGGCACGGATCCGCTCCACGAGCTCGGCGTGCTGCTCGCGGAGGTCCCGCTCGGGGACCTGGTCCGGGGTCGGCTCGAGGCCGCCGTGCTCGGGCTCGCGGGGGGTCTGTGCGGTGCTCACCGGGCCAGCCTAGCGGCGGGCCCGGACGCCGCACGGGCGTCGCCGGCTCAGGGGATGCGGACCAGAACGGCGGTGATGTTGTCCCGGCCGCCCCGCCAGAGCGCGGCCTCGACGAGGCGCTCGGCCGCCTCGTCCAGGGTGGCGGCGTCGTCCATGATCGCGAGGATCTCGTCGTCGAGCAGCTCGCCGGTGAGGCCGTCGCTGCACAGCAGGAAGCGGTCGCCGGGGGCCACGTCCAGCTCCATCACGTCCACGGTCAGGGCCTGCGTGGAGCCCAGGGCGCGGGTGATGACGTTCCGTCGCGGGTGCACACGCGCCTCCGCGGGGGTGAGCTCGCCGGCGTCGACCATCAGCTGCACGGCGGAGTGGTCCACCGTGACCTGCTGGAGCACGCCGGCCCCCACGGGGCGCAGGTAGATGCGGGAGTCGCCCACATTGGCCACGGCCCAGCGCCCGACCTCCGTGTCCAGACAGGCCAGCACGGTGAGGGTGGTGCCGGCGCGCCCGCCCCCGGCCGCGAGCACGGCCGCGTTCGCCTCGTGGACCAGCGCGCCGAGCTCCTGCGGGGTGTGGGCCACACCCGGGGCCAGCACGGACGGCGCCCGGCGGTGCAGCTCCGCCACGGCCGCCGCGGAGGCCACCTCGCCGGCCTCGTGGCCGCCCATGCCGTCCGCCACGGCGGCCAGCAGCAGGGGGTCCCCGACGACCGCCCACGAGTCCTCGTTCAGCTCGCGCACCGCGCCCACGTGGGTCACGGCCACCGCCTCCGGGCGGGGGACGGAGGCCCATGCGCCGGGTTCGGCGGGGGCGGCGTCGGCGGCGTGCGGCTCGCTCATGGGTCCTCGGTTCAGTCGGCGATCAGGGGCTGCGCCGCGCCGTTCATGAGCAGGGAGGGTCGGACCTCGCCGAAGCCCCGCACGATCCTGGGCGGCTGCGGGACGAGCACGAAGCGCTCGTCCCGGGAGAGGGCGGCGGCGGTCATGGCGTCCACCAGCACGGTACCCGGGTCGGCCAGCGACGTCAGCCGCGAGGCGAGGTTCACCGTGGGCCCGTAGATGTCGCCCAGGCGTGACAGGACGCGCCCCCAGGCCAGGGACACGCGGGCGGCGGGCAGCTGGTCGTCGTCGGCCATGGCCTCTGCCAGCGCGAGGGCGATGGTGGCGCCGGCCTCCGGCGTCTCGGCGTTGAAGAGGACCTCGTCGCCGATGGTCTTCACCAGCCACCCGCCGCCGGCGGCGATGATCTCCGCCGCCTTGGACTCGAAGCGCTGCACGGTGCGGGCCAGGGTCCGCTCGCCCATCGTCCGGGAGAGCGTGGTGTAGGAGACCATGTCCGCGAACCCGACGGCACGGGCCAGCGGCAGCGGGGCGTCGTCCTCGGAGCCGTCCCGGCCCCGCTCGGAGGCGGCCAGGCCGGCCTCCACACGCACGGTGAGGCGCTGCACGGCGTTGGTCAGCTGCCGCCGGTAGACGATCCGCATGACCTTCTCCAGCGGCTCGACCAGCCCCGGCAGCATCTCGACGGCGGCGCGTCGGGCCTCCGGGTCCGTCTTGCCCTCGGCGGCGATCTGGTCCTCCACGAGGGCCTCGATCTGCCAGACCACCATGCGGTCCGTCATCTGCCCCACCGACCGGGCCAGGGAGATCGCGGTGTCCTCATTGAGCATCCCGTCCCGCACCAGGGAGAGGACCTGCTCGAACGCGTCGATGTCCTCTGCGGAGAACACCTTCTCCTCGTCCTTCACGGTCGGGTAG
This sequence is a window from Micrococcus porci. Protein-coding genes within it:
- the ligA gene encoding NAD-dependent DNA ligase LigA, giving the protein MSTAQTPREPEHGGLEPTPDQVPERDLREQHAELVERIRAARTAYYQDDAPEISDAEYDRLYRALEDLEALHPELASNDSPTQEVGGEASEAFAPVRHGSRMYSLEDLFSLEELETWFLRAAGSLAEVRPGRAPRWLVEVKIDGLAVALRYRRGRLVQAATRGDGVTGEDVTRNVMTIADVPQTLTGEGWPEEFEVRGEVFMPSRAFAELNERRAEEGQAPFANPRNAAAGALRQKDPAVTAQRPLSMFVHGIGTVEAFGADGQEEVYGMLAGWGLPVSPYTRVVEGADEAALTRVVDVIEEYGRRRHELVHEIDGIVLKADAFADQRYLGHTSRVPRWAAAYKYPPEEVHTRLLDIAVNVGRTGRVTPFAVMEPAQVAGSTVSMATLHNQDVVKAKGVLIGDMVVLRKAGDVIPEVVGPVLPVRERLLAQGEDLREFVMPADCPSCGTPLAPAKEGDVDLRCPNARSCPAQVAGRVEHLAGRGAFDVEALGEEAARWLVIGHGPDPAEHEGMVLPEGAGPITAEAQLFDLASGTPEEVTGPRGEDGLTDLQRSLGDVRVWREGRTKVDGRMVPSGVFSLKPYFFTAGTAKKPAAPTANTLRLFDELEKAKTAPLWRVLVGLSIRHVGPAAARSLATAFGSMTALRAAAEAGERDRLAEIDGVGPIIADALIEWFAQDWHREIVDRWAAAGVVMEDEQDADTPRTLEGVTVVVTGSLEGFSRDSAKEAILVRGGKASGSVSKKTHFLVAGEAAGSKLEKAEQLGVPVLDEAGFVRLLAEGPAAFPSEDADAETVDAAAEGESA
- a CDS encoding PP2C family protein-serine/threonine phosphatase: MSEPHAADAAPAEPGAWASVPRPEAVAVTHVGAVRELNEDSWAVVGDPLLLAAVADGMGGHEAGEVASAAAVAELHRRAPSVLAPGVAHTPQELGALVHEANAAVLAAGGGRAGTTLTVLACLDTEVGRWAVANVGDSRIYLRPVGAGVLQQVTVDHSAVQLMVDAGELTPAEARVHPRRNVITRALGSTQALTVDVMELDVAPGDRFLLCSDGLTGELLDDEILAIMDDAATLDEAAERLVEAALWRGGRDNITAVLVRIP
- a CDS encoding adenylate/guanylate cyclase domain-containing protein, with amino-acid sequence MTRDTHHDAVPETAPLPVQAPAGAADPAVGRRESDALHHGWTSAIRTLDAGLLDRPRSYSRREAAQRLGISSVSARKIWRALGYPTVKDEEKVFSAEDIDAFEQVLSLVRDGMLNEDTAISLARSVGQMTDRMVVWQIEALVEDQIAAEGKTDPEARRAAVEMLPGLVEPLEKVMRIVYRRQLTNAVQRLTVRVEAGLAASERGRDGSEDDAPLPLARAVGFADMVSYTTLSRTMGERTLARTVQRFESKAAEIIAAGGGWLVKTIGDEVLFNAETPEAGATIALALAEAMADDDQLPAARVSLAWGRVLSRLGDIYGPTVNLASRLTSLADPGTVLVDAMTAAALSRDERFVLVPQPPRIVRGFGEVRPSLLMNGAAQPLIAD